From Pectinophora gossypiella chromosome 16, ilPecGoss1.1, whole genome shotgun sequence, one genomic window encodes:
- the LOC126373613 gene encoding protein insensitive-like isoform X4 — translation MFQIIVINRIKWDFTRCIMVKRLMSSLRAPGVEEIEAAKALLALKFYGRPVMDQTSDGSQPEASTSDYSTSSNESQTGACGVRATSSPDDASTTTIVWLPDGGFIVRKSKPKVNANRNVETPTKNECQLPVVQLSSRVVITQGPRAWRRVLTEATQKKLRYENSVNRQVGSPAQTRVQRSRRVKTSSSSVGADDSNFRVEEAEQNVELTDSSSNDGPSSVVAKNMVPIGNGNALVSSQLLNNLNWGSYKTATRKLLAAVFSRRVLATHSLTGKRSPAFPNKPAKKKLNAALINDIVSTVVERCKTCESLVRTCITTKCADESKMLRNRIQKKKRLKKENIRPRTSTSVDSETPEE, via the exons ATGTTTCaaattattgttataaatagAATCAAGTGGGATTTTACTCGCTGTATTATGGTGAAGCGCT TAATGTCGTCTTTGCGTGCTCCCGGCGTTGAAGAGATTGAGGCTGCCAAAGCCCTCCTGGCGTTAAAGTTTTACGGTAGACCTGTAATGGACCAAACAA GTGACGGCTCTCAACCTGAAGCGAGTACTAGTGACTACAGCACTAGCTCTAATGAGTCGCAAACGGGGGCGTGTGGTGTTAGAGCAACT TCGTCACCTGACGATGCCAGTACTACGACCATTGTGTGGCTTCCTGACGGTGGATTCATCGTCAGGAAATCTAAACCAAAAGTTAATGCAAATCGTAACGTTGAGACTCCCACTAAAAACGAATGTCAGCTTCCTGTAGTACAGTTGTCGTCCAGGGTGGTTATCACCCAGGGCCCCAGGGCTTGGCGACGAGTACTGACGGAAGCAACACAGAAAAAGCTGCGTTACGAAAACAGCGTGAACCGGCAAGTTGGTAGCCCTGCCCAGACAAGGGTCCAGCGCAGCCGGCGGGTCAAGACCTCCAGTAGCAGTGTG GGCGCCGACGATAGCAACTTTAGAGTGGAAGAAGCGGAGCAGAATGTAGAGTTAACTGATTCTTCTTCGAATGATGGCCCATCATCTGTTGTTGCTAAAAATATG GTGCCCATTGGGAATGGGAATGCTTTGGTGTCGTCCCAGCTACTGAATAATTTAAACTGGGGGTCTTACAAAACTGCAACTCGAAAATTATTAGCCGCAGTATTTTCACGCAG aGTCTTAGCCACACACTCATTAACTGGGAAAAGGTCGCCAGCATTTCCCAATAAGCCAGCTAAGAAAAAACTTAATGCTGCGCTTATTAATGATATAGTGTCTACAGTTGTGGAGCGGTGTAAAACGTGTGAAAGTCTGGTGAG GACATGTATAACTACCAAGTGCGCggacgaaagtaagatgttgcGCAATCGCATACAGAAGAAAAAACGTTTAAAGAAGGAGAACATTCGTCCGCGCACTTCTACTTCTGTCGACTCGGAAACTCCtgaagaataa
- the LOC126373613 gene encoding protein insensitive-like isoform X3 has product MFQIIVINRIKWDFTRCIMVKRLMSSLRAPGVEEIEAAKALLALKFYGRPVMDQTSDGSQPEASTSDYSTSSNESQTGACGVRATSSPDDASTTTIVWLPDGGFIVRKSKPKVNANRNVETPTKNECQLPVVQLSSRVVITQGPRAWRRVLTEATQKKLRYENSVNRQVGSPAQTRVQRSRRVKTSSSSVGADDSNFRVEEAEQNVELTDSSSNDGPSSVVAKNMVPIGNGNALVSSQLLNNLNWGSYKTATRKLLAAVFSRRVLATHSLTGKRSPAFPNKPAKKKLNAALINDIVSTVVERCKTCESLVRTCITTKCADESKMLRNRIQKKKRLKKENIRPRTSTSVDSETPEE; this is encoded by the exons ATGTTTCaaattattgttataaatagAATCAAGTGGGATTTTACTCGCTGTATTATGGTGAAGCGCT TAATGTCGTCTTTGCGTGCTCCCGGCGTTGAAGAGATTGAGGCTGCCAAAGCCCTCCTGGCGTTAAAGTTTTACGGTAGACCTGTAATGGACCAAACAA GTGACGGCTCTCAACCTGAAGCGAGTACTAGTGACTACAGCACTAGCTCTAATGAGTCGCAAACGGGGGCGTGTGGTGTTAGAGCAACT TCGTCACCTGACGATGCCAGTACTACGACCATTGTGTGGCTTCCTGACGGTGGATTCATCGTCAGGAAATCTAAACCAAAAGTTAATGCAAATCGTAACGTTGAGACTCCCACTAAAAACGAATGTCAGCTTCCTGTAGTACAGTTGTCGTCCAGGGTGGTTATCACCCAGGGCCCCAGGGCTTGGCGACGAGTACTGACGGAAGCAACACAGAAAAAGCTGCGTTACGAAAACAGCGTGAACCGGCAAGTTGGTAGCCCTGCCCAGACAAGGGTCCAGCGCAGCCGGCGGGTCAAGACCTCCAGTAGCAGTGTG GGCGCCGACGATAGCAACTTTAGAGTGGAAGAAGCGGAGCAGAATGTAGAGTTAACTGATTCTTCTTCGAATGATGGCCCATCATCTGTTGTTGCTAAAAATATG GTGCCCATTGGGAATGGGAATGCTTTGGTGTCGTCCCAGCTACTGAATAATTTAAACTGGGGGTCTTACAAAACTGCAACTCGAAAATTATTAGCCGCAGTGTTTTCACGCAG aGTCTTAGCCACACACTCATTAACTGGGAAAAGGTCGCCAGCATTTCCCAATAAGCCAGCTAAGAAAAAACTTAATGCTGCGCTTATTAATGATATAGTGTCTACAGTTGTGGAGCGGTGTAAAACGTGTGAAAGTCTGGTGAG GACATGTATAACTACCAAGTGCGCggacgaaagtaagatgttgcGCAATCGCATACAGAAGAAAAAACGTTTAAAGAAGGAGAACATTCGTCCGCGCACTTCTACTTCTGTCGACTCGGAAACTCCtgaagaataa
- the LOC126373613 gene encoding protein insensitive-like isoform X6 — protein sequence MFQIIVINRIKWDFTRCIMVKRCDGSQPEASTSDYSTSSNESQTGACGVRATSSPDDASTTTIVWLPDGGFIVRKSKPKVNANRNVETPTKNECQLPVVQLSSRVVITQGPRAWRRVLTEATQKKLRYENSVNRQVGSPAQTRVQRSRRVKTSSSSVGADDSNFRVEEAEQNVELTDSSSNDGPSSVVAKNMVPIGNGNALVSSQLLNNLNWGSYKTATRKLLAAVFSRRVLATHSLTGKRSPAFPNKPAKKKLNAALINDIVSTVVERCKTCESLVRTCITTKCADESKMLRNRIQKKKRLKKENIRPRTSTSVDSETPEE from the exons ATGTTTCaaattattgttataaatagAATCAAGTGGGATTTTACTCGCTGTATTATGGTGAAGCGCT GTGACGGCTCTCAACCTGAAGCGAGTACTAGTGACTACAGCACTAGCTCTAATGAGTCGCAAACGGGGGCGTGTGGTGTTAGAGCAACT TCGTCACCTGACGATGCCAGTACTACGACCATTGTGTGGCTTCCTGACGGTGGATTCATCGTCAGGAAATCTAAACCAAAAGTTAATGCAAATCGTAACGTTGAGACTCCCACTAAAAACGAATGTCAGCTTCCTGTAGTACAGTTGTCGTCCAGGGTGGTTATCACCCAGGGCCCCAGGGCTTGGCGACGAGTACTGACGGAAGCAACACAGAAAAAGCTGCGTTACGAAAACAGCGTGAACCGGCAAGTTGGTAGCCCTGCCCAGACAAGGGTCCAGCGCAGCCGGCGGGTCAAGACCTCCAGTAGCAGTGTG GGCGCCGACGATAGCAACTTTAGAGTGGAAGAAGCGGAGCAGAATGTAGAGTTAACTGATTCTTCTTCGAATGATGGCCCATCATCTGTTGTTGCTAAAAATATG GTGCCCATTGGGAATGGGAATGCTTTGGTGTCGTCCCAGCTACTGAATAATTTAAACTGGGGGTCTTACAAAACTGCAACTCGAAAATTATTAGCCGCAGTATTTTCACGCAG aGTCTTAGCCACACACTCATTAACTGGGAAAAGGTCGCCAGCATTTCCCAATAAGCCAGCTAAGAAAAAACTTAATGCTGCGCTTATTAATGATATAGTGTCTACAGTTGTGGAGCGGTGTAAAACGTGTGAAAGTCTGGTGAG GACATGTATAACTACCAAGTGCGCggacgaaagtaagatgttgcGCAATCGCATACAGAAGAAAAAACGTTTAAAGAAGGAGAACATTCGTCCGCGCACTTCTACTTCTGTCGACTCGGAAACTCCtgaagaataa